The Streptomyces tendae DNA segment TCAGCGACGAGGAGATCGCCCGCATCGGCCACTACCCGGAGGGCCACGGCATCCTCGGCGAGCTGATCCGCCATCCCGAGCCGCTGCGGATACCCAAACTCTCCGATCACCCCGCCTCCTACGGCTTCCCGCCGCACCACCCGCCGATGAACACCTTCCTCGGCGTCCCGATCCGCGTGCGTGACCAGGTCTTCGGCAACCTGTACCTGACCGAGAAGCGCGGCGGTCAGCAGTTCGACGAGGAGGACGAGTCCGTCCTGTCGACCCTCGCGGTCGCCGCCGGGGTCGCCATCGACAACGCCCGACTCTACGAGGAATCCCGGCTGCGGGAGCGCTGGCTGCAGGCCAACGCCGAGATCACCCACGGCCTGATGTCCGGCAGTGAACGCGGCACGGCCCTGCTGCTGGTCGCCGAGCGGGCCCGCGAGATCACCGGCGCATCCCTCGCCGTGGTGGCGGTGCCCATGGCCGGCACCGACTCGCTCACCGTGGAGCTGGCCGTCGGACAGGACGCGGCGACCCACCGCGGCCTGGTCGTGCCGGTCGAGGGCAGTCTGCTCGGCCGGGCCTTCGCCGGCGCCGCGCCCGTCACCTCGCGGGACATCGGCCACGACGAACGTGTCTTCCAGGGCCCGCAGAGCTTCACCGGCCTCGGCCCCGCCGTCGCGGTGCCGATCGGTTCCGGTGACGGCGTGCGCGGCATCCTGCTGCTGGTCCGCGCCGGCGGCGGCCACGTCTTCACGGACAAGGAGATCGAGCCGCTGCGCGGCTTCGCCGCCCAGGCCGCGGTGGCGATGGAGCTGGCCGAGCGCCGCCAGGACGCGGAACAGATCGCCGTGCTCGAGGACCGCGACCGCATCGCGCGCGACCTGCACGACCTGGCCATCCAGCGGCTGTTCGCCACCGGCATGACGCTGCAGAGCGCCGGCCGGTTCATCGACCACAAGGAGGCCTCCGAGCGGGTGTTGCGGGCCGTCGACGACCTCGACGAGACCATCAAGATCATCCGCTCGACCATCTTCGGGCTGCGATCCCGCGCGTCCACCGGCGGCGCCGGGACCGGGCTGCGTGCCCGCGTCGTCCGGCTGGTGGGCGAGGCCGCGCCGCTGCTGGGTTTCGCGCCGAGCGTGCGCATGGAGGGCCTGATCGACACCCACGTCTCCAAGGAGGCCGCCGACCACCTGGTGGCCGTGCTCTCCGAGGCGCTGACCAACGTCGCCCGGCACGCCGGCGCGAGCCGCGTCCAGGTGGCCCTGGAGACCGACGGACGCGAGGTACGGCTGACCGTGACGGACGACGGCGTGGGCCTGCCGCCCGGGGGCCGCCGCAGCGGACTGCGCAACATGGCCGAGCGCGCCGGGCAGCTGGGCGGCGCCTTCGATGTCACGGGCACCCCCGGCGCAGGCACCACCCTGGTGTGGCGGGTCCCCGTGGGCGAGCAGTAGCCGCTCGGTCGGCGGTGTGTGTCCGGGAGCGGCGGGGGGTACTCGGTGTGCCGTCCCGGCCACGGCGGGGTCACCCGGGCCGCGGCCGGCAGGACGCGCCGCCGGTGACGGCGCCGGACCGGACCGCTGCGGCACCGCACCCGGCGTCCCCGTACGGGACATCCGGCACCGTGCGCGGCGGACGTCGGCGGGAGGAGCGGCGCAGTGACCGGCTGGACCTGGGAGTACGAGGGCTACGCCCCGGCCGACGAGCGGCTGCGGGAGTCGCTGTGCACCCTGGGCAACGGCTACATCGCCACCCGCGGCGCCCTCGCCGAGTGCTCCGCCGACGAGACGCACTACCCGGGCACCTACGCGGCCGGCATCTACAACCGGCTCGCCTCCGCCGTCGGTGGCCGCCAGGTCGAGAACGAGGACGTCGTCAACCTGCCCAACTGGCTCCCCCTGCGCTTCCGGCTGCCCGGCGCCGACTGGCTGACCCCCGACACCGCGGCCGTCGCCGACCACGCCGTGACCCTGCACCTGTCCTCCGGACTGATGGAACGCCGCACCCGGTACGGACTCGGGTCCGGACGCGCCCTCCTGGTACGGCAGCTGCGGTTCGTGCACATGGCCGACCCCCATCTCGCGGGCCTGCGCACCGAGTTCACCGCCGAGGGGTTCACCGGTCCGCTCGAGGTGGAGGCGGCGCTCGACGGAGGCGTCACCAACGCCGGAGTACGGCGCTACGCCGACCTCGACGGACGCCACCTCACCCATGTACTCACCGGGACCTCGCCGGGGGACACCGTGTGGCTGCGCTGCCGCACCCGCACCTCCGACATCCGCGTCGCCCTCGCCGCCCGGCTGACCTCGCCGGCGGCCGTCTCGGTCCGGCACGACCGGCCCCGGGCGGTGCAGACGACACGGCTGGACCTGGCGCCCGGGCGGACCCTCACCGTGGACAAGGTCGTCGCCCTGCACACCTCCCACGACCCCGCGATCAGCGACCCGCTGCACGCCGCCGTCGACCGGGTGAGCCGGGCCGCCGGCTTCGACGACCTGCTGGCACCCCATCTGACGGCCTGGCGGCAGCTGTGGCGCCGCTCGGAACCGGACGTGCCCGACGAGGCGGGCCGCATCCTGCGGCTGCACCTCTTCCACGTGCTGCAGACCCTCTCCCCGCACACCGCCGACCTGGACGTGGGGGTGCCCGCCAGGGGCCTGCACGGGGAGGCGTACCGCGGGCACGTCTTCTGGGACGAGCTGTTCGTCCTGCCCTACCTCAACCTGCACTTCCCGGAGGTCTCCCGGGCACTGCTGCACTACCGCCACCGGCGCCTGGAACGCGCCCGCACCGCCGCGCACGACGCCGGAGGGCGCGGCGCGATGTACCCGTGGCAGAGCGGCAGCGACGGCCGTGAGGAGACCCAGCAGCTGCACCTCAACCCCCGTTCGGGGCGCTGGCTGCCGGACCACTCGCACCTTCAGCACCACGTGGGCTCGGCGATCGCGTACAACGTGTGGCAGTACTGCGAGGCCGCGGGAGACGAGGAGTTCCTGCACACCAAGGGCGCCGAGATGCTGCTGCAGATCTCCCGCTTCTGGGCCGGCTGGGCGGCCTTCGACGACCACCTGGGCCGGTACCGGATCAAAGGCGTGGTGGGGCCCGACGAGTACCACGAGGCATACCCGGACGCCCCCGAACCGGGCCTGGACGACAACGCCTACACCAACGTCACGGCCGCCTGGGTGCTCACCCGCACCCTGGAGGTGCTGCGCGCCCTGCCCGAGCCGCGGCGCCGCGAGCTGGCCGAGCGCACCGGGCTGGACACGGCGGAGCTGGAGGAGTGGGAAGAGGTCTCGCACACCCTCCACGTCCCCTTCCACGACGGGGTCATCAGCCAGTTCGAGGGGTACGGCGAACTCGCCGAGCTGGACTGGCGGGGCTACCGGCACCGGTACGGCGACATCCGGCGGCTGGACCGGATCCTGGAGGCCGAGGGCGACAGCGTCAACCGCTACCAGGCGTCCAAGCAGGCCGACGTCCTCATGCTGGGCTACCTGTTCTCACCCGCCGAGCTGCAGGGCGTCTTCCGCCGGCTGGGACTGGACCTGGACGCACGGACCTGGCGGCGCACGGTGGACCACTACCTGCACCGCACCAGCCACGGCTCCACCCTCAGCGGCCTGGTACACGGCTGGGTCCTCGCCCGGGCCCGCCGCGCGGACGCCTGGAAGTTCTGCCAGGAGGCCCTGCAGTCCGACATCGCCGACATCCAGGGCGGCACCACGGGCGAGGGCATCCACCTCGGCGCCATGGCCGGCACCCTCGACCTGGTCCAGCGCGGACTGGCCGGCCTGGAGACCCGCGGCGGAGCCCTGTGGCTCGACCCCGTGCCCCTGCCGGAGCTGTCCTCCTACGGCTTCACCGTGCGCTACCACGGTCACTGGGGCGTGCGCCTGCGGCTGCGGAGGGAACTGCTGGAGATCACCGTGCCCTCGTCGGGCCGCTCCCCGATCGAGGTGCATCTGCCGGAGCACCGCGTGGTGCGCGTCGAGCCGGGCGAGACGGCCCGGCTGACCCTGCCGGACTGAGCCGCCCCGGCGCCGGAACGGGAAGACGCCGGGTGTCCGGCCGGCATGACACCGGCCGGACACCCGGCGTACGGGTCCTCGCGGGCTCCCGGGTCAGGCGCCGCTCTCGCGCAGCATGTCCTCGCGCTCGACGATCTTCACGCGCTCACGGCCCTGCGGCTCGCCCAGTGCCTTCTCCGCCGCGTCCAGGCGGTACCAGCCGTCCCAGGTGGTGTGGCGGATGCCGCGCTCGGCGAGGAACGCGTCCACCGCCTCGGGGGCCGGGGAGGCGGGCGTGCCGAGACGTCCGCCCGCGTAGTCGGCCAGCAGGTTCGCCACGGTCTCGTTGGCGTCGCCCTTGGTGTGCCCGATCAGGCCCACCGGACCGCGCCGGATCCAGCCGGTGACGTACGTGGACGGCAGGTGCTCGCCGGTCTCCTGGACGACCCGGCCGCCCTCGTCGGGGACGGTGCCGGAGTCGATGTCCCAGGGCAGCTTGGGCAGCTTGTCGGAGAGGTAGCCGACCGCACGGTAGACCGCGGTGACGTCCCAGTCCTTGAACTCGCCGGTGCCCTTGACGTTGCCGGTGCCGTCGAGGGCGGTGCGCTCGGTGCGCAGGCCGACGACCTTGCCGTCCTCACCGAGGATCTCGGTGGGCGACTCGAAGAAGTGCAGGAACAGCTTGTGCGGGCGGTCGCCGACGTCGCGGATCGCCCAGTTCTCCAGGGTCTTGGCGACCATGTCGGCCTGCTTGTTGCCGCGCCGGGTGGCGATCGAGCCGTCGTCGTAGTCGATGTCCTCGGGGTCGACGATCACCTCGATGCTGGGGGAGTGGTCCAGCTCCCGCAGCTCCATCGGGCTGAACTTCGCCTGCGCCGGGCCGCGGCGGCCGAAGACGTGGATCTCCATCGCCTTGTTGGCCTTCAGGCCCTCGTACACGTTCGGCGGGATCTCGGTGGGCAGCAGCTCGTCGGCCGTCTTGGCGAGGATGCGCGCCACGTCCAGGGCGACGTTGCCGACGCCGAGCACCGCGACCTTCTCGGCCTCCAGCGGCCAGGTGCGGGGCACGTCCGGGTGACCGTCGTACCAGGACACGAAGTCCGCGGCGCCGTAGGAGCCGTCCAGGTCGATGCCGGGGATCGGCAGCGCGCGGTCGGCCGTGGCGCCGGTGGCGAAGATCACGCCGTCGTAGAAGGCGCGCAGGTCGTCGAGGTGGACGTCGGTGCCGTAGTCCACGTTGCCGAACAGGCGGATCTGCGGCTTGTCGAGGACCTGGTGCAGGGCCGTGATGATGCCCTTGATCCGCGGGTGGTCGGGAGCGACGCCGTAACGGATCAGTCCGAACGGCGCCGGCATCCGCTCGAAGATGTCGATGGACACGCCCGGGTCGGCGGCCACGTCGGACTTGAGCAGGGCGTCGGCGGCGTAGATCCCGGCGGGGCCGGATCCGACGATGGCTACCCGCAGGGGGCGGGGCATGGTCAGGTTCCCTTCGAGCGATGACAAGCGTCTCGTGGGGAAGCCTAAACTCAGGCTTGCCTTACCTGGTACGCGGGTCCGGTCTATGGGCTCATAAGCCGACCTTATGCCGTGTCCCCAGGTGGCCTTATGGGTCGGCGTGTGCCCGTCGGGAGGGAGCCCCTCAGGGAAGGTTCTGCTCCGCCCAGATCACCTTGCCGGCCGCCAGATAGCGGGTGCCCCAGCGCTCGGCCATCTGCGCGACCAGGAACAGTCCACGCCCGCCCTCGTCCGTCATCGTCGCGTACCGCAGGTGCGGGGAGGTGCTGCTGCTGTCGTAGACCTCGCAGATCAGATGGCGCTCGTACAGCATCCGCACCCGGATGGGGGCGGCGCCGTGCCGCATCGCGTTGGTGACCAGCTCGCTGAGGATCAGCTCGGTGCTGAACGTCAGCTCCTCCAGCCCCCACTCGGTCAGCTTCCGGGTGACCTCCGCCCGCACCTCGCCCACGGCCGCCGGGTCGGAGGGCACCGGCCACTCGGCGACCCGGTCCGGGGCCAGCGCCCGGGTGCGCGCCACGATCAGCGCGATGTCGTCCGCGGCCCGGGACGGACGCCGGGACTCCACCACGACCCGGCAGGTCTCCTCGGGCGAGTCCCCGGCCCGCGCCAGCGCCTCGCGCAGCTGCTCAAGACCGACGTCGATGTCGTGCTCGCGGTCCTCGACCAGCCCGTCGGTGTACAGGACCAGCCTGCTGCCCTCCGGCAGCTCCAGCTCCGCCGACTCGAACGGCAGCCCGCCGAGGCCCAGCGGGGGACCGGCGGGGACGTCCGGGAACTCCACCCGGCCGTCCGGCCGGACCAGCGCCGGCGGCGGATGCCCCGCGCGCGCCACGCCGCAGCGCCGCGACACCGGGTCGTAGACGGCGTACAGACAGGTCGCGCCGATGACCGGCGCCACGTGCTCGTCCTGCGCCTCGTCCTGGTCGATCCGGCCGACCAGCTCGTCGAGCAGCGCGAGCAGCTCCCCGGGCGGCAGGTCCAGCGCGGAGAAGTTGTGCACCGCCGTGCGCAGCCGCCCCATGGTGGCCGCCGCGTGCAGTCCGTGCCCCACGACGTCGCCGACCACCAACGCCACCCGCGCACCGGACAGCGGCAGCACGTCGAACCAGTCACCGCCCACCCCGGCCTGCGCCGGCAGATAGCGGTAGGCGATGTCCAGGGCGTTCTGCTCGGGCAGGGTGCGCGGCAGCAGACTGCGCTGGAGCGTCACCGCCATGCTGTGCTCGCGCGTGTAACGGCGGGCGTTGTCGATGGACACCGCGGCCCGGGCGACCAGCTCCTCCGCCAGCGCCAGCTCCTCCTCGTCGAACGGGTCGGGCTTGCGGAACCGCCAGAAGCTGACCACGCCCAGGACCGTCGCCCCGGCCCGCAGCGGCACCGTGATCAGCGAGTGGACGCCGTACTCCACGACCTGCGCGGAGCGTTCGACGTCCTGCGCCTGCCAGCCCGGCGCCTCGTCGAGCCGCGGCTCCAGGACCGCCCGGCCGGTGGCCAGGCTCCGGCCCTGCGGCGAGGACGCGACGAAGCGGATCTGCTGCTCCGTCGCGTAGAGCGGTGCGTCGTCGGTGACACCGGTGCGGGCCGTGCGGCGCAGCGCGGCGGCCGCGTCGGGGTGACCGCCGGCCAGCACCGACTCGAACAGGTCCACCGTGGCGAAGTCGGCGAACCGGGGGACGGCCAGGTCCGACAGCTCCTGCGCGGTGCGGGTCACGTCCAGGCTGGTGCCGATGCCCACGCCGGCGTCGTAGAGCATGTTCAGACGCTCACGCGACTCCTCCGCCCGGCCGGACAGGGCCCGCAGCTCGGTGGAGTCCCGGACGGTGATGACGCTGCCGCCGTGGCCGCCCGAGGGGTCGGTGGCCCGCTGGTTGACCGCCAGCAGCCGGTCGCCCACCGGCAGCACCTCGTCGGTGACGACCCGGCCCGAGGACAGCAGCTCGGTCGTGGCCGGATCCAGCCCCAGGTCCCGCACGTGCCGGCCCTCGGCGTCGTCCGGCAGGCTGAACAGCCGGTGCGCCTCGTCGTTGGCGAGCAGGAGGGTGCCGTCGCCCTCGACGATCAACACGCCCTCGCGCACCGCGTGCAGCACCGCGTCGTGGTGTTCGTACATCCGGGTCATCTCGTGCGGGCCCAGACCGTGGGTCTGCCGCATCAGACGTCTCCTGATCAGGGCCGCGCCGCAGGTCGCCAGCGCCAGTGCGGCGAGCGCCGCGCCCAGCACCAGCGGCAGCTGGTCCTCGGCCGCTCCGCCCACGTGCTCCGTGGTGATGCCCGCCGACACCAGGCCCACCACGGTGCCGTCGGCGTCCTCCACCGGGACCACCGCCTGAACCAGCTGACCGATGGTGCCCTCGATCTCCTCCACCACCGGCTCGCCGGCCAGCGCGGGTTCGATGGTGCCGACGAACTTCTGGCCGATGCGGTCCGGCTTGGGGTGCGTGAAGCGGATGCCGTCGGTGTTCATCACCACGACGAAGTCGACGTGCGACCGCTTGCGGGCGGCCTCGGCGCGCGGCTGGAGCACGGCCGTGGGGTCGGGGGACTCCAGCGCCTCGGCGGTCCCCGGGGCGTTCGCGAACGCCTCGGCGACGGCCAGGGAACGACTGCGGGCCTCCCGCGTGCTGTCCCGCTGCACCTGGAGCACCAGGGCCACGACGGCGGCCACCACCAGCAGCAGCACCATCACCAGGAGCAGGACGAACACCTGTCCGGCGACGCTGCGCCCGCTCAGCACCGACCGCAGCCCCGCCATCGGATGCCACCCGGAGCGGCCGCTCTCCTGCCGCCGGCGCCGCACGGAGGCGGCTGCGCCGGACCGCTGGGGCGACCGGGTCCGGGATCGACCCATGAGTCGGACCATGTGCCATGTCTACACTGCCACGCCATCCGAGGCGAGGGTAGGCCGGGGCGGCACCTTTCGAAGCTACGGTTCGCCCCTGCAAGGGCGCGGGAAACCGCGCGACCGGCCCAGACGGAGCCGCAGCCGCCCCATCACCGCGGGGGCAGCCTCCTGGGCGCACGCGTCAGGAAGCGTGCGGCGCCGTGGGGGTCGTTCGCGCGGTTCCCCGCGCCCCTGGGGCGTATTCGCACCGGCGTGAACAACAGGGCCCGCGTGCTTCGCATGCGTGTGCGGGTCGCGCGCGGCCTTTCCCCCTTGGCCGCGCGCGACCCTCCCCCGACGCGCGACTCGTCCCCGAGCAGTCGCGCGTCTTCCTGACCGGGCCCGTCCCGTCGGGACGGGCCCGGCGTGTGCGGCCCTGACGGGCCCGTGACGCACCGCCCGGTGCGGCGCGGCGCGTGCACCGCGGCCGGAGACAAGGGGCACGCGGCGGTGCACGGCCGTGGTGCGGGACCGTGGGCGTAGGGCGGCGCCACGGCCACGGCGCCGGGCGGGCCTCAGTCGGCCAGGGCGCGCGCAAGCTCCGTGCTGGCCCGGGCGATCTCCGTGTCCGGCTCCGCGAGCAGCCGGTTCAGCTCGCCGCGCCGGGCCCGCACCGCCTGCCGGGCGGCCCGCTCCCACACCACCGGGTTCTCACGGCGGTTGAGCAGCTTGGGTACGCGGCGGCCGTGCTCTCCCACTGCCGGGCGTCGGCGATGGCCTTGAGGAGCTGGATGATGCCGGCCCGGCAGGTGACATGCGGCAGCTGGGCCAGCTCCCAGAGGAAGGGACCGTGGCGGCGGTCGCCTGCTCCGTGACGAAGCCGTACTGGCAGATGCGTTTCCGCAGATCCTCCAGGGCGGCCCTGGCCGTGCCGGCGTCGCCCCAGGCGATGCCGTTGAGCAGGAGCGGAATGGCGGCCGCCGATCCGGTGGAGTCCTGCATGTCCGCCCAGGGCACCTGGGACAGGGCCGTGAGGGGCGTGGATCGTGCCACTCCGGTGGGGGAGGTGTGGCGCACTGGGCGCTCGCTGCTCGGCTGTTCCGTAGAAGCGCTGCGCATGGCGTGGGTGCCTTTCCGCGGCAGTCGTGTCAGATGGGCGGGCGGGTGGACAACCGGGCCCACACCGTCTTGCCGATCGGGGCGGTGGGGGTCCAGCCCCACGCCTCGGACAGCGCGTCGACGATGCGGAGCCCCCGGCCGTGCTCCTCCAGGCCGGAACCGGCGCCGGGGGAGACCACGGGCGGGTGGTCGTCGGGGTCGGAGACGGTGAGCAACAGGTGCGCCGGCTCCAGACGGAACCCCAGCCGTACGTCCGGCGCACCCGGGCACCGCGACGCCGCATGGGTGACGGCGTTGGCGGCGAGCTCGGTCATGACCAGGGTGGCGTCGTCACCGCAGTGGGTGAGCGACCAGTCCCCGAGGGTGTCGCGGGTGAAGGACCGCGCCCGTGCGAGGCCCTCCCGGCTGCAGGTGATGCTCACCGCCGCGTGGGGGGCGGCGGCGGGCACCGTCGGCAGAGGGGTCCCGTCCTCGATCCGTGGCACCGCCGGAAGCGGGCCGTACGACCGGGCGCCGGGGTCACCCGCCGGTAACACGGCCGAGGCCGGCGGCCGGAGCGTCAAGTGCACAGGTGATGACACGGCATCTCCTTGATGCGACGTCAGGACGGGGCGTTCCCACAGGGGTTGACGCCACGGCTATTATCCACGCTGTCAGCGCTCGCGTGCAATTGCACGGGAAATTGCGCGAGAATTTTCGCCATGTGCGGCGGCGGCCGTGTGCGGCGAACGGCAACAGCAAGGAGACAGCGGTGCCTGGAGTGCGGAACGGAGTGCGGGCCAGCCAGTTGGACGCCCGCTGGATCAAGAGCCGGCACAGCAACGCCGAGGGCAACTGTGTCGAGGTCGCGCCGCTGTCGGGCGGTGACGTCGCGATGCGCAACTCCCGTGACCCCGACGGGCCCGCCCTCGTCTACACCGCCGCCGAGGTGGCCGCCTTCCTGGCGGGGGCCAAGGACGGCGAGTTCGACCACCTCGTCCGATAACCGCCCCCCGTCCGGTGCCGACGCCCTGGCCCGGGTGTCGGCCGGCCGGTCAGGGAAACGCCGTGGAGCCGGCACCGGGCCCTCGGCCGTCGCCGGTGAACCGGAGTCCAACTGCCCCACTTCGGTCGGCATTTCGCTTCCGCGTGCGGTGAGGCGGTGTCAGATGCGATAGTGTGAATCGCCCTTGTGCCGGTCTGCTGGGAGTCAGGATGTCCGCCGCGTCGCATCGCATCTCCCGTCTGGAACCCTACCTGGACAGGCCCGAGCCCGCGCCGACCTTGCTCAAGATGCTGGTGGGCGTGCAGCTGGCCGGTTTCCGTGAGGACGCCGGTCTGTCCCAGGACCAGGCGGCCCGTTCCGTCGGCTTCAGCGGGGCCAAGCTGTCCCGGATCGAGTCCGGCAAGGGCCGCCGCCCGCCGACCGAGACCGATGTACGGGCACTGCTCGACCTCTACGGCACCGACGGCTACGAGGCCTCCGTCCTGCTGAAGCTGCTCCAGCGGGCCGGCGAGCCGGGCTGGTGGCAGCGGTACGACAAGCGGCTGATGCCCGAGTGGTTCGACCGCCTGGTCGGGCTCCAGGAGGCCGCCGCCACCATCCGTACCTTCGAGATCCAGTATGTCCCCGGTCTGCTGCAGACCGCCGCCTACACCCGCGCGGTGGTCGAGCGCGGTCTGCCCCACGCGCCGGCGAGCGAGGTGCAGCGGCGGGTCGAGCTGCGGATGCGCCGCGCCGAGCTGCTGATGCGCCAGGACGCCCCCCAGCTGTGGGCCGTCATCGACGAGTCGGTGCTGCTGCGCGTCCTCGGCGACCGCGCGGTGATGCGCGAACAGCTCGAACACCTGGCCGTGATGGCCGACCGGTCCAACGTCACGGTCCAGATCGTCCCGCTGAACGTCACCAACGCCTCGGCCCCCGCCATCCCGGTCACCTATCTGCGCTTCGGCGGCCTCGACCTGCCCGACGTGGTCTACCTGGAGCACATCAGAAGCGCGAACTTCCTCGAGGACCGCGACGAGACCGAGGAGTACCGGATCGTGCTCGACCGTCTCGCCGACGAGGCCCTCAAGCCCCGTGAGTCGGTGGAGCTGCTGCGCCGGACGATAAGGGAACGCTACTCCGCGCAGTAGGCGGAACCCCGCGCGTCCGAGGAGCACCGACGGTTCCTGCCTCCGCGACGCGTGCCGGACGTACCGACGCCCCTCCCGGTCCCACGAGGTCCGGGCAGGGGCGTCGCGGTGTCGGGAGCGTTACCCGGGTATCCGGCCCACGCCGCCGAACTCGATCCACTCCTGGGTGAGCTGACGGGGCGCCACCTCGGTGTCCGGGCGCCAGGTGGACACCTCCACGAGACCCGGTTCCAGGATCTCGAGGCCGTCGAAGAGCGCCTCGACGTCCTTCTGCTGACGCACCCGGCCCCAGTGCCCCTGGGTCACCTGGTCCATGAAGCCGGTGACGAAGTCGCGGACCTTCTCGTCCTCGCTGACCAGCTGGCACATCACCATGAAGCTGCCCGGCGCCAGCCGCTCCCGCACCCGGTTGGCGACGGCCATCGGACCGTCGGTGTCACTGTCCGGAATGCAGTGGAAGACCGAGTTGAACAGCACGCACACCGGCTCGTCGAAGTTGATCAGCCGCTGGGTCTCGGCGTGGCCGAAGATCCCGTCGGTCTCGCGCATGTCCGCCTGTATGACCACGGTGCGCTTGTCCTGCTCCAGCAGCGCCCGGCCGTGCACCAGCACCATCGGGTCGTTGTCGACGTACACCACGTGGGTGGTGGGGTCGATGCGCTGCGCGACCTGGTGCACGTTGTCCTGGGTGGGCAGGCCGGACCCGTGGTCCAGGTACTGCCGGATCCCGTACTCCTGCGTCAGTGTGCGGACCACGCGCTGCAGGAAACGCCGGTTGTTCAGAGCCAGCCGGCGGGTGCTCGGCACCACCTTGTCGAGTTCCTCGACCGCGGACCGGTCC contains these protein-coding regions:
- a CDS encoding helix-turn-helix domain-containing protein, whose amino-acid sequence is MSAASHRISRLEPYLDRPEPAPTLLKMLVGVQLAGFREDAGLSQDQAARSVGFSGAKLSRIESGKGRRPPTETDVRALLDLYGTDGYEASVLLKLLQRAGEPGWWQRYDKRLMPEWFDRLVGLQEAAATIRTFEIQYVPGLLQTAAYTRAVVERGLPHAPASEVQRRVELRMRRAELLMRQDAPQLWAVIDESVLLRVLGDRAVMREQLEHLAVMADRSNVTVQIVPLNVTNASAPAIPVTYLRFGGLDLPDVVYLEHIRSANFLEDRDETEEYRIVLDRLADEALKPRESVELLRRTIRERYSAQ
- a CDS encoding SAM-dependent methyltransferase; protein product: MHTGKQLSTEIDATVPTAARMYDYYLGGKDNYAADRSAVEELDKVVPSTRRLALNNRRFLQRVVRTLTQEYGIRQYLDHGSGLPTQDNVHQVAQRIDPTTHVVYVDNDPMVLVHGRALLEQDKRTVVIQADMRETDGIFGHAETQRLINFDEPVCVLFNSVFHCIPDSDTDGPMAVANRVRERLAPGSFMVMCQLVSEDEKVRDFVTGFMDQVTQGHWGRVRQQKDVEALFDGLEILEPGLVEVSTWRPDTEVAPRQLTQEWIEFGGVGRIPG